A window of the Tunturibacter empetritectus genome harbors these coding sequences:
- a CDS encoding efflux RND transporter periplasmic adaptor subunit: MQANKTLVLLCTLICIPLASCSRVVAHANTSPPEGVPVHVARAVSQDVPLELAAVGNVEAVESVDVKPRVAGQIKEVAFTEGQDVTKGQLLFTIDRDTLSRQQAQQQAELDRDVAMEQQATAIAARDAASQRQSQSEADTAVKLGELGVLSGQSVRQAVTTSDTTRASLQADKAAIAAATGAINADRARLAQTQLQLNFAQVVAPIAGRAGAAMVKAGNLIRENDTTLVTLLQLAPIRVTFGVPEQALAQVQHLSSLGPLEVEAGPSDGPLGKGRLEFIDNTVDPATGTIRLKASFLNTDRALWPGEFVNVRLRLRIDANQLVVPQSAIQQGLEGTYAWRIQASIATMVPVTVLRTYRPPTSEQAANEVAVLGSGLRQGDVIVTEGQLRLTPGARVSPIDAPSSQDSLTNNTLRNAAP, from the coding sequence ATGCAGGCGAACAAAACCCTCGTGCTTCTGTGCACCTTAATCTGCATTCCCCTCGCCTCCTGTTCCCGCGTCGTAGCCCATGCCAACACCTCTCCTCCCGAGGGCGTCCCCGTTCACGTTGCCCGCGCCGTATCGCAGGATGTGCCACTCGAGCTCGCGGCAGTTGGAAACGTCGAAGCCGTCGAGAGTGTCGACGTCAAGCCGCGCGTAGCCGGACAAATCAAAGAAGTCGCCTTCACCGAAGGACAAGACGTAACCAAAGGCCAGCTGCTCTTCACCATCGACCGCGACACGCTAAGCCGCCAGCAGGCACAACAACAGGCCGAACTCGATCGTGATGTCGCAATGGAACAACAGGCTACCGCCATCGCCGCCCGAGATGCGGCGTCGCAAAGGCAGAGCCAGTCCGAGGCCGACACTGCCGTCAAGTTAGGCGAACTCGGCGTTCTCTCCGGCCAAAGTGTAAGGCAAGCCGTCACAACAAGCGACACCACACGCGCCAGCCTCCAGGCCGACAAGGCCGCCATCGCCGCCGCCACCGGAGCCATCAACGCCGACCGCGCTCGCCTCGCCCAGACACAGCTACAGCTCAACTTCGCCCAGGTCGTCGCTCCCATCGCTGGACGCGCCGGCGCCGCCATGGTCAAAGCCGGCAACCTAATTCGCGAAAACGACACAACCCTCGTCACCCTCCTTCAGCTCGCACCCATCCGCGTCACCTTCGGCGTTCCAGAGCAAGCCCTCGCCCAGGTACAGCACCTCAGCTCCCTTGGCCCCCTCGAAGTCGAAGCCGGCCCAAGCGACGGCCCCCTGGGCAAAGGCCGCCTCGAGTTCATCGACAACACTGTCGATCCCGCTACTGGCACGATCCGGCTCAAGGCCTCATTCCTAAACACCGACAGAGCACTCTGGCCAGGCGAGTTCGTCAACGTCCGCCTCCGTCTACGGATCGACGCCAACCAGCTAGTCGTTCCGCAGTCCGCCATCCAGCAAGGCCTCGAGGGAACATACGCTTGGCGCATTCAAGCAAGCATCGCCACCATGGTCCCCGTCACCGTGCTGCGCACCTACCGCCCCCCAACATCCGAGCAGGCAGCGAACGAAGTAGCAGTTCTAGGCAGCGGTCTCCGCCAAGGAGATGTGATCGTCACCGAAGGCCAACTCCGCCTAACCCCAGGCGCACGCGTCTCTCCCATCGACGCCCCCTCATCGCAAGATTCCCTCACCAACAACACCCTGCGCAACGCAGCACCCTGA
- a CDS encoding efflux RND transporter permease subunit codes for MRFTEFFIRRAITTTLLISAIAGFGFLSYLSLPVSNLPEVEYPTIHVSASLPGANPDSMASTVATPLEGEFSRIPGIANMTSSSSVGSTDITLQFALNRSVDAAAQDVQAAISRATGSLPPGMPDPPSYSKVNPADDPIIWLEMHSQTMSFEQFSRYATQIVSKQISMVNGVSQVEVYGPERPAIRVQADPARLAAYGLDLEQLRTALTTNSASLPTGTLYGEARDYSLQANSQLTTANQFSDLVIAYRNGVPLRLSQVAQVFNSSSNDKHTFWINGRRGVILAVRKQPGANTVEVADQVKAAVQNLRSVLPPGVTFGRVSDDSDIVRDSISEVNHTLILTIALVVFVIFAFLGTVSSTLIASATIPVSILGSFIAMRLLNYTVDMFSMMAITLSVGFIVDDAIVMIENIVRHREMAKPPVTAALDGAAEVAFTILSMTLSLVAVFLPILFLNGVLGRLLREFAVTISVSILLSGVSALTLTPMLCSRFLSERTHADNWFHRRNERLYTALENFYRRSLDRVLRHPRATIFASIAMTAITAILFAIVPKSFMPAVDTGGISGSMEAPQDSSFAQTIANAEQVNKALAAIPWMDSNLSGVYAQNEGWLWVNLRKDRHRPNVKTIIADLQKKLDRIPSLKVYLRQPEFVDLGQSESRSQYSAALQSPDADELYRWAPRLKDKLDSLPELANVSTDLQMSAPRVNVDIRRDLAMSLNVDPEKIANTLYDAYGNRRANTITVASQQYDVILEVARQYQRDPESMGSIYLASTNGHLVPLSAVTTLSQTVAPLAVNHLGQFPAVTFHFDLKPGISLDAATRAVQLAATQIGLPASMNFTFQGTAAQFQSSLKGLGVLLIIAVMVIYLVLGVLYESFIHPITILSGLPAAAIGALLTLLVFGQDLNLYSFLGIILLVGIVKKNAIMIVDFALDAERNRALPPEQAIYQGCLQRFRPIMMTTMAALLGAAPIAFGQGIGGEARRPLGIAVVGGLLLSQSLTLYVTPVIYLYLHRLQRSSVLPDGPPARSAVTS; via the coding sequence ATGCGTTTCACCGAGTTCTTCATCCGTCGCGCCATCACCACCACTCTCCTCATCTCCGCCATCGCAGGCTTCGGCTTTCTCAGCTATCTCTCCCTCCCCGTCAGCAATCTGCCCGAGGTCGAGTACCCCACCATCCACGTCTCCGCCTCACTCCCCGGCGCCAACCCCGACTCCATGGCCTCCACCGTCGCCACGCCGCTCGAGGGCGAGTTCTCCCGCATCCCCGGCATCGCGAACATGACCTCCTCCAGCTCCGTCGGCAGCACCGACATCACCCTCCAATTCGCCCTCAACCGCAGCGTCGACGCTGCCGCGCAAGACGTCCAGGCCGCCATCTCCCGCGCCACCGGCAGCCTCCCTCCCGGCATGCCCGACCCACCCTCCTACTCCAAGGTCAACCCCGCCGACGACCCCATCATCTGGCTCGAGATGCACTCCCAGACCATGTCCTTCGAGCAGTTCTCCCGCTACGCCACCCAAATCGTCTCCAAGCAGATCTCCATGGTCAACGGCGTCTCGCAGGTCGAGGTCTACGGTCCCGAGCGCCCAGCCATCCGCGTCCAGGCCGACCCCGCGCGCCTCGCCGCCTACGGCCTCGATCTCGAACAACTCCGCACCGCCCTCACCACCAACAGCGCCAGCCTTCCCACCGGCACCCTCTACGGCGAGGCCCGTGACTACTCCCTCCAGGCCAACAGCCAGCTCACCACCGCCAACCAGTTCTCCGACCTCGTCATCGCCTATCGCAACGGAGTCCCCCTCCGCCTCAGCCAGGTCGCCCAGGTCTTCAACAGCTCCAGCAACGACAAGCACACCTTCTGGATCAACGGTCGCCGCGGCGTCATCCTCGCTGTGCGCAAGCAGCCCGGCGCAAACACCGTCGAGGTCGCCGATCAAGTCAAAGCCGCAGTCCAAAACCTCCGCAGCGTCTTACCTCCCGGTGTAACCTTCGGCCGAGTCTCCGACGACTCCGACATCGTCCGCGACTCCATCTCCGAGGTCAACCACACCCTCATCCTCACCATCGCCCTCGTCGTCTTCGTCATCTTCGCCTTCCTCGGCACCGTCTCTTCCACCCTCATCGCCAGCGCCACCATCCCCGTCTCCATCCTTGGCTCCTTCATCGCCATGCGCCTCCTCAACTACACCGTCGACATGTTCTCCATGATGGCCATCACGCTCTCCGTCGGCTTCATCGTCGACGACGCCATCGTCATGATCGAGAACATCGTCCGTCATCGCGAGATGGCAAAGCCCCCCGTCACCGCCGCGCTCGACGGAGCCGCCGAAGTCGCCTTCACCATCCTCTCCATGACCCTCTCCCTCGTCGCCGTCTTCCTCCCCATCCTCTTCCTCAACGGCGTCCTCGGCCGTCTCCTCCGCGAGTTCGCCGTCACAATCTCCGTCTCTATCCTGCTCTCCGGCGTCTCCGCGCTCACCCTTACTCCCATGCTCTGCAGCCGCTTTCTCTCGGAGCGCACCCACGCAGACAACTGGTTCCATCGCCGCAACGAGCGCCTCTACACCGCACTCGAAAACTTCTACCGTCGCTCCCTCGATCGAGTCCTCCGTCATCCCCGCGCAACCATCTTCGCCAGCATCGCAATGACAGCAATCACAGCCATCCTCTTCGCCATCGTCCCCAAGAGCTTCATGCCCGCAGTCGACACCGGCGGCATCTCCGGAAGCATGGAAGCCCCGCAGGACAGCTCCTTCGCCCAAACGATCGCCAACGCCGAGCAAGTCAACAAAGCGCTTGCAGCAATTCCCTGGATGGACAGCAACCTCTCCGGCGTCTACGCCCAGAACGAAGGCTGGCTCTGGGTCAACCTCCGTAAGGACCGCCACCGCCCCAACGTCAAGACCATCATCGCCGACCTCCAGAAGAAGCTCGACCGCATCCCCAGCCTCAAGGTATATCTCCGCCAGCCGGAGTTCGTCGACCTCGGCCAGTCTGAATCCCGATCCCAATACTCCGCCGCCCTCCAAAGCCCGGACGCCGACGAGCTCTACCGCTGGGCGCCACGCCTCAAAGACAAACTCGACTCCCTCCCCGAACTCGCCAACGTATCCACCGACCTCCAGATGAGCGCACCCCGTGTCAACGTCGACATCCGCCGCGACCTCGCTATGTCACTCAACGTCGACCCCGAAAAGATTGCGAACACGCTCTACGACGCCTACGGAAATCGCCGCGCCAACACCATCACCGTAGCCTCCCAGCAGTACGACGTAATCCTCGAAGTCGCCCGCCAATACCAGCGCGATCCCGAGTCAATGGGCAGCATCTATCTCGCATCCACCAACGGTCACCTCGTTCCCCTCTCCGCCGTCACCACGCTCAGCCAGACCGTCGCGCCTCTCGCCGTCAATCACCTCGGCCAATTTCCCGCCGTCACCTTTCACTTCGATCTCAAGCCCGGCATCTCACTCGACGCAGCCACCCGCGCCGTGCAGCTTGCCGCCACACAGATCGGCCTACCTGCCAGCATGAACTTCACCTTCCAGGGCACTGCCGCGCAGTTTCAGAGCTCCCTCAAAGGCCTCGGCGTCCTGCTCATCATCGCTGTCATGGTCATCTATCTTGTCCTCGGCGTCCTCTACGAGAGCTTCATCCACCCCATCACCATCCTCTCCGGCCTGCCTGCCGCGGCCATCGGCGCGCTCCTCACGCTGCTCGTCTTCGGCCAGGATCTCAACCTCTACTCCTTCCTCGGCATCATCCTGCTCGTCGGCATCGTCAAGAAAAACGCCATCATGATCGTCGACTTCGCCCTCGACGCCGAGCGCAATCGCGCACTCCCGCCCGAGCAGGCTATCTATCAAGGCTGTCTTCAGCGCTTCCGCCCCATCATGATGACTACGATGGCTGCCCTGCTGGGCGCGGCTCCTATTGCATTTGGTCAGGGCATCGGCGGAGAAGCGCGTCGCCCTCTTGGTATCGCAGTCGTTGGCGGACTCCTGCTCTCACAATCCCTCACCCTCTACGTCACACCGGTCATCTATCTCTATCTGCATCGGCTGCAACGAAGCAGCGTCCTGCCGGACGGGCCTCCTGCGCGGAGCGCGGTCACTTCGTGA
- a CDS encoding AraC family transcriptional regulator has product MSKHFRVPGRLAIRLEEAGTRVSAVLQSAGLEPGLLDQPRVVVTTEELFALWRGVGVASPNPAIGLELGTETKAEHFDPIAVAALSTASFGEAMRQMARYKQLSCPEEIIHETDESEWSIQFRWLLADGAEPAILTDVCFAWVLCIARHGTGTRISPLRVELARQAAHGKIFERHFGCPVVFGAVRNAMIFRASDAALPFVTRNAELLAMLAPQFDEELKQRKGEETFPERVRAAIQRKLAGRRPKMQEIAREFHISSRTLQRRLQDAGYSFQQVLEEARHQLARHYLNNSLLELNETAYLLGYEDSNSFVRAFRMWEGTPPALWRGAQREKVLPDGPTTRGAVTS; this is encoded by the coding sequence ATGAGCAAACACTTTCGGGTTCCCGGCCGTCTGGCAATACGTTTGGAAGAGGCGGGGACCCGTGTGTCTGCTGTGCTTCAGAGTGCGGGATTGGAGCCGGGGCTACTCGATCAACCACGCGTTGTGGTGACGACTGAAGAGCTGTTTGCTTTGTGGCGGGGAGTGGGCGTGGCCAGCCCGAACCCCGCCATTGGTCTTGAACTTGGCACCGAGACTAAGGCGGAACACTTCGATCCGATTGCGGTCGCAGCTCTTTCTACTGCCAGCTTTGGCGAGGCCATGCGGCAGATGGCTCGCTATAAACAACTCTCGTGTCCTGAAGAGATCATCCACGAGACCGATGAGAGCGAGTGGAGCATACAGTTTCGCTGGCTGCTTGCCGATGGCGCCGAGCCTGCGATTCTTACTGATGTGTGTTTTGCCTGGGTGCTGTGCATTGCGCGGCATGGGACTGGGACTCGCATCTCTCCGCTGCGTGTTGAGCTTGCACGCCAAGCTGCGCATGGCAAGATCTTTGAGCGGCACTTCGGCTGCCCGGTTGTGTTTGGGGCTGTCCGTAATGCCATGATCTTTCGTGCGTCGGATGCTGCTCTGCCGTTTGTGACTCGCAATGCCGAACTCTTGGCCATGCTTGCGCCTCAGTTTGATGAAGAGTTGAAGCAGCGTAAGGGCGAAGAGACTTTTCCTGAGAGGGTTCGCGCTGCGATCCAGAGAAAGCTTGCCGGGCGACGACCGAAGATGCAGGAGATTGCGCGTGAGTTTCATATCAGTTCGCGAACGTTGCAGCGAAGGTTGCAGGATGCGGGGTACAGCTTTCAGCAGGTGCTTGAGGAGGCTCGGCATCAGTTGGCGCGGCACTATCTTAATAACTCTCTGCTGGAGCTGAATGAGACGGCTTATCTTCTGGGGTATGAGGATTCGAACTCCTTTGTCCGGGCTTTTCGGATGTGGGAGGGAACTCCTCCTGCGCTCTGGCGGGGGGCGCAGAGGGAGAAGGTCCTGCCGGACGGGCCCACTACGCGTGGCGCGGTCACTTCGTGA
- a CDS encoding NAD(P)-dependent alcohol dehydrogenase, translating into MYNAKAFSAASATSPLASTTIARRDPTETDVQIEILFCGICHSDLHQVRNEWSGVMPTAYPCVPGHEIVGRVTKTGSAVTKFKVGDLAAVGCMVDSDGTCPECRDGLEQFCPNLTLTYNFPDKHTGGVTYGGYSDSVVVDQRFVLKVPTNLNLAGVAPLLCAGITTFSPLHHWGVTKGKKVGIVGLGGLGHMGVKFAHALGAHVVLFTTSPGKKDDAIRLGADEVVISKNADEMAKHAGSFDFILDAVSADHDINALLGLLRRDGNLCLVGAPEKPLSVAAFGLLFGRRSLSGSPIGGIAETQEMLDFCGKHNITADVEVIPIQKVNEAYERLLKSDVKYRFSIDMASLKTA; encoded by the coding sequence ATGTACAACGCAAAAGCATTCTCCGCTGCAAGTGCGACATCGCCGCTCGCCTCCACTACGATCGCGCGGCGCGATCCAACCGAAACCGATGTGCAGATTGAGATTCTCTTCTGCGGAATCTGTCACTCTGACCTTCACCAGGTTCGCAATGAGTGGAGCGGCGTGATGCCGACTGCCTACCCCTGCGTGCCAGGCCATGAGATCGTCGGCCGCGTCACCAAGACCGGTTCTGCGGTCACGAAGTTCAAGGTGGGCGATCTTGCTGCGGTGGGCTGCATGGTCGACTCCGACGGGACCTGCCCGGAGTGCCGCGATGGCCTCGAGCAGTTTTGTCCGAATCTGACCCTTACCTATAACTTTCCCGACAAACACACCGGTGGCGTGACCTACGGTGGCTACTCGGACAGCGTGGTCGTGGATCAGCGCTTCGTGCTGAAGGTTCCCACGAACCTGAACCTGGCCGGAGTTGCGCCTCTGCTCTGCGCGGGCATCACAACTTTTTCGCCTCTACATCACTGGGGTGTGACCAAGGGTAAGAAGGTGGGGATCGTGGGTCTTGGTGGGCTGGGGCACATGGGGGTGAAGTTTGCACACGCGCTTGGAGCGCATGTGGTTTTGTTCACGACTTCGCCGGGAAAGAAGGACGATGCGATTCGCCTTGGCGCTGATGAGGTTGTGATCTCAAAGAATGCGGATGAGATGGCCAAGCATGCAGGCAGCTTCGACTTTATCCTCGACGCGGTTTCGGCTGACCATGACATCAATGCCTTGCTTGGGCTACTTCGACGCGACGGTAATCTGTGCCTGGTTGGTGCTCCGGAGAAGCCGCTTTCTGTTGCTGCCTTCGGTCTGCTCTTTGGACGGCGCAGTCTTTCGGGTTCGCCGATTGGCGGGATCGCTGAGACCCAGGAGATGCTGGACTTCTGCGGCAAACACAACATCACAGCCGATGTTGAAGTGATTCCGATTCAGAAGGTCAACGAGGCTTATGAAAGACTGCTGAAGTCGGACGTGAAGTATCGCTTCTCGATCGACATGGCTTCCCTGAAGACTGCATAA
- a CDS encoding CAP domain-containing protein, with product MSAPFAACAKSLISLQNSRLGHLALAALLLPAAHLLPAQSFESSANLTVAEQYLLAAANQDRINQGLQPLRFDPVLAEASEVHAREMADHAEISHQFDGEPELAARGANAGAHFSLITENVAEAPTSVIIHNLWMHSPGHRANLLDPNVDSIGIAIVTRNHQLYAVEDFASTVQTLSLNQQERTVAGVIAQSGMRVAETTVEARQTCTMSSGYAGSRQPWYIMRYTAGSLNEIPSQLRSKLASGKYHQAVVGACSVTRNSPFTAYNIAVLLYP from the coding sequence ATGTCGGCCCCCTTTGCAGCGTGCGCCAAGTCTCTGATTTCATTGCAGAACTCTCGCCTAGGTCACTTGGCGCTGGCTGCCCTACTGCTCCCAGCGGCCCACCTCCTCCCGGCCCAGAGCTTCGAATCCTCAGCAAATCTCACCGTAGCCGAACAATACCTCCTCGCCGCCGCCAACCAGGACCGCATCAATCAAGGACTTCAGCCACTTCGCTTCGACCCAGTCCTCGCCGAAGCCTCCGAAGTCCACGCCCGCGAGATGGCCGACCACGCCGAAATCTCCCACCAGTTCGACGGCGAACCCGAACTCGCCGCCCGCGGAGCCAATGCTGGCGCACACTTCAGCCTCATCACAGAAAACGTAGCCGAAGCTCCTACCTCCGTCATCATCCACAACCTATGGATGCACTCGCCCGGCCACCGCGCTAATCTCCTCGATCCCAATGTGGATTCCATAGGAATCGCCATCGTCACCCGCAATCATCAACTCTACGCAGTAGAAGACTTCGCCAGCACCGTTCAAACCCTGTCGCTTAACCAGCAGGAGCGCACCGTCGCCGGCGTCATCGCGCAGTCCGGAATGCGTGTCGCCGAAACCACCGTAGAGGCCCGTCAAACCTGCACAATGTCCTCTGGTTACGCGGGTTCTCGCCAACCCTGGTACATCATGCGCTACACCGCCGGAAGCCTGAATGAGATTCCCAGCCAACTCAGAAGCAAACTGGCCTCCGGCAAATACCACCAGGCCGTAGTCGGGGCCTGCTCCGTAACCCGCAACAGCCCCTTCACTGCCTACAACATCGCAGTACTGCTCTACCCTTAG
- a CDS encoding WecB/TagA/CpsF family glycosyltransferase, with amino-acid sequence MPTPPVTHRILGIDFFDGSAKEAIEIMRTNRGLLVVPAAPALKDLDCSPDYRDALLSADLAITDSAFMVLVWNRLQPVPIRRLSGLVYLRELLSEADVRKPGNSFWIMASPVSARRNLAWLASQGIVIPEDNVYMAPMYGNGLIDDPALLERLNRLLPEHVIVTIGGGTQERLGLYLKRNLAYRPAIHCIGAAIAFLSGDQVHIPVWADRFYLGWLFRSLAEPKRYIPRYWEARKLLAIMLRNRSRLPALKP; translated from the coding sequence ATGCCTACACCTCCCGTCACCCACCGCATTCTTGGCATTGATTTCTTCGACGGCTCTGCAAAGGAAGCTATCGAGATTATGCGAACCAACAGAGGTCTTCTGGTCGTTCCCGCAGCTCCGGCCCTCAAAGACCTTGATTGCAGTCCTGACTATCGCGACGCACTCCTAAGCGCCGACCTCGCCATCACCGATTCTGCCTTCATGGTTCTTGTCTGGAACCGCCTGCAGCCTGTCCCCATCAGGCGCCTCTCCGGCCTCGTGTATCTCCGTGAACTTCTCTCCGAAGCTGACGTTCGCAAACCAGGTAATTCCTTCTGGATCATGGCGAGTCCAGTCAGCGCCAGACGCAATCTCGCCTGGCTCGCTTCGCAGGGAATCGTCATTCCTGAAGACAACGTCTATATGGCCCCCATGTACGGAAATGGTCTCATTGACGATCCTGCTCTGCTCGAACGCCTCAACCGGCTGCTACCAGAGCACGTCATCGTCACGATTGGCGGCGGGACCCAGGAGCGTCTGGGGCTCTACCTCAAACGCAACCTGGCCTATCGACCCGCGATTCACTGCATCGGCGCAGCGATTGCCTTTCTCAGCGGCGATCAGGTCCACATCCCCGTCTGGGCCGACAGATTCTATCTGGGCTGGCTATTTCGCTCGCTGGCTGAACCTAAACGGTATATTCCTCGCTACTGGGAGGCGCGAAAGCTCTTAGCTATCATGCTCCGCAACCGCAGCCGTCTCCCAGCCCTTAAGCCTTGA
- a CDS encoding NAD-dependent epimerase/dehydratase family protein translates to MKLKGQKAVVCGAGGFIGGHLVQSLLANGVDVVRAVDIKPLDEWYQVSKGVESLSLDLKDKDSCLKAAAGTNVVFQLAADMGGMGFIENNKALCMLSVLTNTHMLMAAREKGVERFFYSSSACVYNGEKQTNPDVVALKEEDAYPALPEDGYGWEKLFSERMCRHFEEDYGLQTRVARYHNVYGPLGTWTGGREKAPAAVCRKVIEAKHSGKHEIEIWGDGKQTRSFMYIDDCTKGTQMIAESEIHEPLNLGSDELVTINQLVDIAEDIAGIKLKRNYNLGAPKGVNGRNSDNTLIQEKMNWAPSIKLRDGLAKTYAWIEEEILSAKPLAAATR, encoded by the coding sequence ATGAAGCTCAAAGGACAGAAAGCAGTCGTCTGTGGTGCCGGTGGATTCATCGGTGGCCACCTAGTTCAAAGCCTGCTCGCCAATGGCGTTGACGTTGTACGTGCGGTCGACATCAAGCCGCTCGATGAGTGGTATCAGGTATCCAAAGGCGTCGAAAGCCTCTCCCTTGATCTCAAGGATAAGGACAGCTGCCTTAAAGCGGCAGCCGGCACCAATGTGGTCTTTCAGCTCGCAGCCGACATGGGTGGGATGGGCTTCATCGAAAACAACAAAGCTCTGTGCATGCTCTCGGTCCTGACGAACACCCACATGCTGATGGCGGCTCGGGAAAAGGGTGTTGAGCGCTTCTTCTACTCCTCTTCCGCCTGCGTCTACAACGGCGAAAAGCAGACCAACCCCGACGTCGTCGCCCTCAAGGAAGAGGACGCGTATCCTGCGCTTCCGGAAGATGGCTACGGTTGGGAGAAGCTCTTCTCCGAGCGCATGTGCCGCCACTTCGAGGAGGACTATGGCTTGCAGACTCGCGTCGCACGCTACCACAACGTCTACGGCCCGCTGGGCACCTGGACCGGCGGCCGCGAGAAGGCTCCCGCCGCAGTCTGTCGCAAGGTCATCGAGGCGAAGCACTCCGGCAAGCACGAGATCGAGATCTGGGGTGACGGGAAGCAGACTCGCTCCTTTATGTACATCGACGATTGCACCAAGGGCACACAGATGATCGCCGAGAGCGAGATCCATGAGCCCCTCAACCTCGGCTCCGATGAGCTCGTCACCATCAACCAACTCGTCGATATTGCCGAAGACATCGCCGGCATCAAGCTCAAACGCAACTACAACCTTGGCGCCCCAAAAGGCGTCAACGGCCGCAACAGTGACAACACGCTCATCCAGGAAAAGATGAACTGGGCACCGTCGATCAAGCTTCGCGACGGCTTGGCAAAGACCTACGCCTGGATCGAAGAGGAGATCCTCTCCGCTAAGCCTCTGGCAGCTGCAACGAGGTAG
- a CDS encoding DUF3011 domain-containing protein → MGVSRAVAALLIVSTSALTIAQTGGLTCSSDDGGYRYCRADTQNQVQLTRQISGSRCEQGYSWGYDPRGIWVDRGCRAQFVYGRGRSRGDDNTGAAIAGGILGALILGAAVAAAKDNENGGDRERTNYYNDGYRMGRQDADNGRRNFYQWWSERYPMKYERDFAAGYTDGYNNNGRRPPR, encoded by the coding sequence ATGGGGGTCTCTCGTGCAGTCGCCGCTCTCCTGATTGTTTCCACTTCTGCTTTAACGATTGCCCAGACTGGGGGGCTTACCTGCTCGAGCGACGATGGGGGTTACAGATACTGTCGCGCGGACACTCAGAACCAGGTTCAGCTGACACGGCAGATCTCGGGTTCGCGGTGCGAGCAGGGGTATAGCTGGGGATACGATCCGCGCGGAATCTGGGTGGACCGCGGATGTCGAGCCCAGTTTGTCTATGGCCGAGGGCGCTCGCGTGGGGATGACAACACCGGCGCCGCGATTGCGGGCGGGATTTTGGGTGCGCTGATTTTGGGAGCGGCGGTGGCTGCAGCCAAGGACAATGAGAACGGTGGAGACCGCGAGCGCACGAACTACTACAACGACGGATACCGCATGGGACGGCAGGATGCTGATAACGGACGGCGGAACTTTTACCAGTGGTGGAGCGAACGCTACCCGATGAAGTATGAGAGGGATTTTGCCGCTGGATACACCGACGGCTACAACAATAATGGGCGACGTCCGCCGCGATAG
- a CDS encoding transporter substrate-binding domain-containing protein yields MKSSAVSASMQRMAGLVLLLACAVVAQAQESPASPPPPAIPSTSKDVEIPTRSTVDMLAEIKKSGKLRVGVSEIVPWAMHDKDGNLVGFEIDVARKLARDMGVQVEFHPDEFRYLIPDLEANRFDIIVAGFSIEARRALAVNFSQPYNVTDVTIAASKKLGGELKTMEDFNKKGITIGVVEGMTSEDLAALAFPKASIQTYTEDSALFSDLVAGRLAAAVADNPRLDILAKLYPDAVTVPTVAPLGRFPAAFAVRRGDMDFVNYLNSWIAARNADQWIDTRRKYWFKSTDWAGSL; encoded by the coding sequence ATGAAGAGCTCAGCAGTTTCCGCATCGATGCAACGGATGGCCGGTTTGGTCTTGCTTTTGGCATGCGCAGTGGTGGCGCAGGCACAGGAGTCCCCGGCGTCCCCTCCTCCGCCCGCTATCCCCTCTACCTCCAAAGATGTTGAGATTCCAACACGCAGCACGGTCGATATGCTGGCCGAGATCAAGAAGAGCGGCAAGCTCCGTGTGGGCGTCTCGGAGATTGTTCCGTGGGCGATGCATGATAAAGATGGAAACCTGGTGGGATTCGAGATCGATGTGGCAAGAAAGCTCGCACGCGACATGGGAGTGCAAGTGGAGTTTCATCCGGATGAGTTTCGTTATTTGATTCCGGATCTCGAAGCGAATCGTTTCGACATTATCGTCGCAGGTTTTTCGATTGAGGCGCGGCGGGCGCTGGCGGTGAACTTCAGCCAGCCTTACAACGTGACCGACGTGACAATTGCCGCCAGCAAAAAATTGGGCGGCGAGTTGAAGACGATGGAAGACTTCAATAAAAAGGGCATCACGATTGGGGTGGTGGAGGGAATGACGTCGGAAGACCTGGCAGCGTTGGCGTTTCCGAAGGCCTCAATCCAGACCTATACGGAAGACAGCGCGTTGTTCAGCGATCTGGTCGCGGGCAGGCTTGCTGCGGCTGTTGCAGACAATCCCCGGTTGGACATCCTGGCAAAGCTCTATCCTGATGCTGTAACGGTGCCGACTGTGGCCCCGCTGGGAAGGTTTCCCGCGGCCTTCGCTGTGAGGCGTGGTGATATGGACTTCGTCAACTACCTGAACTCCTGGATCGCCGCGCGAAATGCGGATCAATGGATCGACACACGACGGAAGTACTGGTTCAAGTCGACGGATTGGGCAGGAAGCCTCTAA